One Brassica napus cultivar Da-Ae chromosome A5, Da-Ae, whole genome shotgun sequence DNA window includes the following coding sequences:
- the LOC106453065 gene encoding probable serine/threonine-protein kinase At1g54610: MGCVLSRPGSSGLVSESREEASSRIESNRKEVNNVSVTTTESTSVVAVVASAGEEVRNGEAIVKDHKEENGDTKERKPKRSTTKPDPRLSNPPKNLLGEQVAAGWPPWLTEVCGEALNGWLPRKADSFEKIEKIGSGTYSNVYKARDSLTGAIVALKKVRCDSMEQENLKFMAREILILRRLNHPNVIKLEGLVTSRMSNSLYLVFRYMHHDLAGLAASPVITFTEQQVKCYMKQILSGLEHCHSQGVLHRDIKGSNLLIDDDGVLRIGDFGLATFFDASIRQKMTTRVVTLWYRAPELLHGAVEYGVGIDLWSAGCILAELLSGRPIMPGRNEVDQIHRIYKLCGSPSEEYWRKIRLPSHVKHANHMAKPQHERKVREEFKNFSPEALSLVDRLLALDPLERLTATDALTSDFFTTEPFACEPSELPKYPPTKEIDAKKRDEEYRRQREVRKVQGESGRRIRPKDRAPRAMPAPEANAENQSNIDRMRLITHANAKSKSEKFPPPHQDGSLGYQVGCSRRLDPSEIPFSSNSFTATYSKEPFQTWSGPLAPTEAHDSTAKRMKDINKERRKAAKLKGKRIVV, encoded by the exons ATGGGTTGTGTACTGAGTCGACCCGGATCATCAGGATTAGTTTCCGAGTCTAGAGAGGAAGCTAGTAGCAGGATCGAGTCTAACCGCAAAGAAGTAAACAATGTGTCCGTGACTACTACAGAGAGCACTAgtgttgttgctgttgttgcTTCTGCTGGTGAAGAGGTTAGGAATGGTGAAGCTATTGTGAAAGATCACAAGGAAGAGAATGGAGATACCAAAGAGAGGAAACCAAAAAGGTCTACTACTAAGCCTGATCCAAGACTAAGCAACCCACCAAAGAACTTGCTAGGCGAGCAAGTTGCAGCAGGATGGCCACCGTGGCTGACTGAAGTCTGCGGTGAAGCTCTAAACGGGTGGCTTCCAAGAAAAGCTGATTCCTTTGAGAAGATTGAGAAG ATTGGATCAGGAACGTATAGTAACGTGTACAAAGCGAGAGACTCGTTGACAGGAGCCATCGTGGCGTTAAAGAAAGTGCGGTGCGACAGTATGGAACAGGAGAACTTGAAGTTCATGGCTAGAGAGATTCTGATCCTGAGGAGGTTGAATCATCCCAATGTCATCAAGCTAGAAGGTTTGGTTACCTCCAGGATGTCAAATAGCTTATACTTGGTGTTCCGTTATATGCACCACGATCTAGCTGGTCTCGCTGCAAGCCCTGTCATAACATTCACTGAACAACAG GTTAAGTGCTACATGAAGCAAATACTCTCGGGGCTCGAGCACTGCCACAGCCAAGGAGTGCTTCACCGTGATATCAAAGGATCAAACCTTCTTATAGACGACGATGGAGTTCTCAGGATAGGAGATTTTGGTCTTGCGACGTTCTTTGATGCGAGTATAAGGCAAAAAATGACGACAAGGGTTGTTACTTTATGGTACAGAGCACCTGAGCTTCTCCACGGTGCTGTTGAGTATGGTGTTGGTATTGATCTATGGAGCGCTGGTTGCATTCTAGCAGAGTTGTTGTCTGGTAGACCGATTATGCCAGGTCGTAACGAG GTTGATCAGATAcataggatatataagttatgTGGGTCGCCTTCTGAAGAGTATTGGAGAAAGATTAGGCTTCCTTCTCACGTTAAGCATGCTAATCACATGGCTAAACCACAGCATGAGAGGAAAGTAAGAGAGGAATTTAAAAATTTCTCTCCTGAGGCGCTTTCGTTAGTTGATAGGCTTCTAGCTCTTGATCCGCTTGAGCGCCTGACAGCTACAGATGCCTTGACGAGTGAT TTCTTCACGACGGAGCCGTTTGCATGTGAGCCCTCTGAGCTCCCCAAATATCCTCCAACTAAAGAGATTGATGCCAAGAAACGAGATGAAGAGTATAGGAG ACAAAGGGAAGTACGTAAGGTTCAAGGAGAGAGCGGAAGAAGAATCAGACCTAAAGACCGAGCACCAAGAGCAATGCCTGCTCCTGAAGCCAATGCTGAGAATCAATCTAACATTGAT AGGATGCGTTTGATCACACACGCTAATGCAAAGAGCAAGAGTGAGAAGTTTCCTCCACCGCATCAAGACGGTTCACTTGGTTATCAAGTGGGATGTTCACGGCGTCTTGATCCATCAGAGATACCGTTTAGCTCAAACTCGTTCACTGCAACTTACTCCAAAGAGCCGTTTCAGACTTGGTCTGGTCCTTTGGCTCCCACTGAAGCGCATGACTCAACAGCTAAGAGGATGAAAGATATTAACAAGGAGAGAAGAAAGGCTGCTAAGCTTAAAGGGAAAAGAATCGTTGTTTGA
- the LOC106345649 gene encoding LOW QUALITY PROTEIN: F-box/kelch-repeat protein At4g38940 (The sequence of the model RefSeq protein was modified relative to this genomic sequence to represent the inferred CDS: deleted 2 bases in 1 codon) encodes MQLVFSLALESILRKSYLLSPLADLLISIFTQPQLFQMSENMEKSPELSSLPDDVTIEIVARVPISHYPILNRVSKSFRKLIASPTLYERRSQLGYKEHRVYAVLRKTHDDFGFYILHRKVGCRNRLVFAGSLPLMYSRGSYVSVGSKVYVFSDLNALSIDCTSHTVQPISDDPQRLTNKLANVIDKKVYLICGSYFRVGSWDTWKSEVTVYDTETQSWEPKLVKEDMHVGLGPICYDSVVMEGKVYVKGGRTDESFVYEPGERKWKLMDEVLSSEGWEGACVVDNVLYYHDRRGKVLRAYDPKQMCWSVVNGLEEFLAVKTTAHTIWSNAVSYGEKKLALFFLEIHDGRQVICCAEIALERRQGGEIRGKMESCDVVIEDGLFEMARFVSVTV; translated from the exons ATGCAACTCGTCTTCTCTTTGGCTCTTGAGAGTATCTTACGTAAATCTTACTTGCTCTCACCACTTGCAGATTT GTTGATTTCC ATATTCACTCAACCACAACTGTTTCAGATGTCTGAAAACATGGAGAAATCTCCGGAGCTGTCATCACTTCCAGACGACGTTACCATTGAGATCGTAGCTCGTGTGCCCATAAGCCATTACCCGATTCTCAACCGCGTTTCAAAGAGTTTCAGGAAACTCATTGCCTCTCCTACTCTCTACGAGAGGCGATCCCAGCTAGGCTACAAAGAACACCGTGTCTATGCTGTCCTCCGCAAAACTCATGATGATTtcggtttctacattctccacCGGAAAGTCGGCTGCAGAAACCGCTTGGTCTTCGCCGGATCACTTCCTCTCATGTATTCCCGTGGAAGCTATGTCTCGGTTGGTTCGAAGGTGTACGTGTTCAGCGATCTCAATGCGCTCAGCATTGACTGCACCTCTCACACGGTTCAGCCCATCTCTGACGATCCTCAGCGCTTGACTAATAAACTTGCTAATGTCATCGACAAGAAGGTTTACCTGATTTGTGGTTCCTATTTTCGGGTTGGGTCGTGGGACACGTGGAAGAGTGAAGTCACGGTGTATGACACAGAAACGCAATCATGGGAGCCTAAGTTGGTAAAGGAAGACATGCATGTAGGTCTTGGTCCCATTTGCTATGATTCTGTGGTGATGGAGGGTAAGGTTTACGTGAAAGGTGGCAGGACGGACGAATCTTTTGTTTATGAACCAGGGGAAAGGAAATGGAAATTGATGGACGAGGTGTTGAGTTCTGAGGGCTGGGAGGGTGCATGTGTGGTTGACAACGTCTTGTACTATCACGATCGTCGCGGGAAGGTTCTGAGGGCATATGATCCAAAGCAGATGTGCTGGAGTGTTGTCAACGGTTTGGAAGAGTTTTTGGCCGTGAAGACTACTGCCCACACAATTTGGTCCAATGCGGTGAGCTATGGCGAGAAGAAGTTGGCTCTCTTCTTTCTTGAAATACATGACGGCAGACAAGTCATTTGCTGTGCAGAGATTGCTTTGGAAAGGCGCCAAGGAGGAGAGATTAGGGGTAAGATGGAGTCGTGTGATGTTGTGATTGAGGATGGGCTGTTTGAGATGGCCAGATTTGTCTCTGTTACCGTTTGA
- the LOC125609149 gene encoding isoamylase 3, chloroplastic-like, whose protein sequence is MKWNRDSIWTQPDETLVLALKSLRVRQMKNFHLALMISQGTPMMLMGDEYGHTRYGNNNSYGHDTALNNFHWKELDAKKESHFRFFSELIKFLSKVVNRYSLVYM, encoded by the exons ATGAAGTGGAATCGGGACTCGATCTGGACACAGCCGGATGAAACATTGGTTTTGGCCCTCAAGTCCTTACGTGTTCGACAAATGAAGAATTTTCATTTAGCTTTGATGATTTCTCAG GGAACACCAATGATGCTAATGGGAGACGAATATGGACACACCCGATATGGTAATAACAATAGCTACGGACATGATACTGCTCTCAACAATTTCCACTGGAAAGAG CTCGACGCAAAGAAGGAGAGCCATTTCAGGTTCTTTTCAGAGTTGATCAAGTTCCTCAGCAAAGTAGTGAACCGTTATTCTCTTGTTTACATGTAA